One Nocardia farcinica genomic region harbors:
- a CDS encoding oxygenase MpaB family protein: MDGLSRRTALKTGGALGAFGALAMVTPARAEPWTWSPQGSVAGSGDGADPMGVWDPEADELVASIIDRGEVPRVNELLRTWTRNGQPLPDGLPADLREFMEYARQLPPWADPGKLATAVEFNKKRGLYLGVLYGLASGMMSTVIPKEARAVYYSKGGHDLKDRIAKTAKLGYDIGTHNAYAPDGEMVVTCVKTRLVHAAVRHLLPQSPHWVSSAQEQIPISQNDMMVTWHSLPTTVMKHLTAWKVPIPAHESEAFLHTWQVAAHMLGIRDEYIPNSWPEADSQAAQVLDPIIAATPEGAALADRLLGLGGNLDLAILSRGVLGSFTRFLLGDRIADELRIPREPVWDPLLRMSWGPFIAVREGLLTVAPPAADVYWLFDEFLRQAALIYLAELRMPISIELPMMNRDMTKPHR, from the coding sequence ATGGATGGACTCAGCAGGCGTACCGCGCTGAAGACCGGCGGGGCATTGGGCGCGTTCGGCGCGCTCGCGATGGTCACGCCGGCGCGCGCGGAGCCGTGGACCTGGTCACCGCAGGGGTCGGTGGCAGGCAGCGGCGACGGGGCCGACCCGATGGGGGTGTGGGACCCCGAGGCGGACGAACTGGTCGCCTCGATCATCGACCGGGGCGAGGTACCCCGGGTCAACGAGCTGCTGCGGACGTGGACCAGAAACGGCCAGCCGCTGCCCGACGGACTGCCCGCCGACCTACGCGAGTTCATGGAGTACGCGCGGCAGCTGCCGCCCTGGGCCGACCCGGGCAAGCTGGCCACCGCCGTCGAGTTCAACAAGAAACGCGGCCTGTATCTGGGTGTGCTCTACGGCCTGGCCAGCGGCATGATGAGCACGGTCATCCCGAAGGAGGCCCGCGCGGTCTACTACTCCAAGGGCGGCCACGACCTCAAGGACCGCATCGCCAAGACCGCCAAGCTCGGCTACGACATCGGCACGCACAACGCCTACGCTCCGGACGGCGAGATGGTGGTGACCTGCGTCAAGACTCGCTTGGTGCACGCCGCGGTGCGCCATCTGCTGCCGCAGTCACCGCACTGGGTGAGTTCGGCGCAGGAGCAGATCCCGATCAGCCAGAACGACATGATGGTCACCTGGCACAGTCTCCCGACCACCGTCATGAAGCACCTGACCGCCTGGAAGGTGCCCATCCCGGCGCACGAGTCCGAGGCGTTCCTGCACACCTGGCAGGTGGCCGCGCACATGCTCGGCATCCGCGACGAGTACATCCCCAACTCGTGGCCCGAGGCCGATTCGCAGGCCGCGCAGGTGCTCGACCCGATCATCGCGGCGACGCCGGAGGGCGCCGCGCTGGCCGACCGGTTGCTGGGGCTGGGCGGCAATCTCGATCTCGCCATTCTCAGCAGGGGCGTGCTCGGCTCGTTCACCCGGTTCCTGTTGGGCGACAGGATCGCCGACGAACTGCGGATCCCGCGCGAGCCGGTCTGGGATCCGCTGCTGCGCATGAGCTGGGGACCGTTCATCGCCGTCCGCGAAGGGCTGCTCACCGTGGCGCCGCCGGCCGCCGACGTGTACTGGCTCTTCGACGAGTTCCTGCGCCAGGCGGCGTTGATCTACCTGGCCGAGCTGCGGATGCCGATCAGTATCGAGCTGCCGATGATGAACCGGGACATGACCAAACCGCATCGCTGA
- a CDS encoding helix-turn-helix domain-containing protein codes for MNPELVQGVGANIRAFRKAAAVTQAELASAIGKSIPWVKGIEQGRIFTDRLTDLVNIATVLKVELPDLLGRPVDSLAPGYAPRYDIVDAVRDAVLRTAVPITRRGDTPDLVALSDRVAEAWTIWHNSPTAHRVLGGMLPELILDSAAAYNGADDRRAAATMLAGTWHVTRQWLHHIPDGDLAWVVAERAMLAAREADDPHLIALGAWALSASYRRAGQQEEATRLCLNAADEVKRRIDASSQERLDLMADYGMLHLAAAVSAAQSDQDGRAWALHRVADETARALGAYIDPWTIFGPGNVDIHGIALQAELGRTDDIVEYSRRLDLSSVPSVERRSRAMIDTARGLIRRGEDEGAILVLLDAESASADEVHHSVLVGEMLRELINRDNARARAHVHGLAKRCGVIR; via the coding sequence ATGAACCCTGAGCTGGTGCAGGGCGTTGGTGCGAACATCCGCGCCTTCCGCAAGGCCGCCGCTGTCACACAGGCCGAACTCGCTTCTGCCATAGGAAAATCGATCCCCTGGGTGAAGGGTATCGAGCAGGGCCGGATCTTCACCGACCGATTGACCGACCTGGTGAACATCGCCACTGTGCTGAAAGTCGAGTTGCCGGACCTGCTCGGCCGCCCGGTCGACAGCCTCGCCCCCGGCTACGCCCCGCGCTATGACATCGTCGACGCCGTCCGTGACGCGGTGTTGCGGACCGCGGTGCCGATCACCCGACGTGGCGATACTCCTGATCTGGTCGCCTTGTCCGACCGGGTCGCCGAGGCGTGGACGATCTGGCACAACAGCCCCACCGCACACCGTGTTCTCGGCGGAATGCTCCCCGAGCTCATTCTCGATTCCGCCGCAGCCTACAACGGCGCCGACGACCGCCGGGCCGCGGCGACGATGTTGGCTGGTACGTGGCATGTCACACGGCAATGGCTGCACCACATCCCGGACGGGGACCTGGCGTGGGTGGTCGCGGAACGCGCGATGCTCGCGGCTCGCGAGGCCGACGACCCGCACCTGATCGCCCTCGGCGCCTGGGCGTTGTCGGCCAGCTACCGGCGTGCCGGCCAGCAGGAGGAGGCGACCCGGTTGTGCCTCAACGCCGCTGACGAGGTCAAGCGACGCATCGACGCATCCTCGCAGGAGCGGCTGGACCTGATGGCCGACTACGGAATGCTGCATCTGGCCGCCGCGGTGTCGGCCGCCCAATCCGACCAGGACGGTCGCGCGTGGGCACTGCACCGCGTGGCCGACGAGACCGCTCGGGCGCTCGGCGCCTACATCGATCCCTGGACGATCTTCGGTCCTGGCAACGTCGACATCCACGGGATAGCGCTCCAGGCAGAACTGGGCCGCACCGACGACATAGTGGAATACAGTAGGCGACTCGATCTGTCGAGCGTGCCCAGCGTCGAGCGACGAAGCCGGGCGATGATCGACACCGCTCGCGGATTGATCCGCCGTGGCGAGGATGAAGGCGCGATTCTCGTCCTGCTCGATGCCGAGTCGGCCAGCGCCGACGAGGTCCACCACTCGGTCCTCGTCGGGGAGATGTTGCGCGAGCTCATCAACCGCGACAACGCGCGTGCGCGCGCCCACGTCCACGGGCTGGCGAAGCGTTGCGGAGTCATCCGGTGA
- a CDS encoding GNAT family N-acetyltransferase: MSSSTALAFRDSHLWFAELLGGRWVRDVHVLDTGLPDATFNGVGATRRATPELVAETVRGFTTPFHWRVGPTCPAELDELLPAAGLVFEEEEPIMWLDLETLPAAPESALDIRHVTDLDGLRAWVRVWGADSTPRAVMDTWFAAYAGLYRRLSMRIGLLDGEPVACCYSFVHGGVAAIEYVVVRPDHRRKGFGETMTRAALADAASAGATGAVLTASPEGIGIYRRLGFRPCGTQRTYLAEPVREGDGDDRRAEQRRREDERMGQWRGEEQCQAGDEARPSGRAPHRDRFARQADHRRHQERQQHQ; encoded by the coding sequence GTGAGTTCGTCGACGGCCCTGGCGTTCCGGGACAGCCACCTCTGGTTTGCCGAACTGCTCGGCGGGCGCTGGGTGAGGGATGTGCACGTGCTCGACACCGGCCTGCCCGATGCCACCTTCAACGGTGTCGGCGCAACCCGCCGCGCCACACCGGAACTCGTCGCCGAGACCGTGCGCGGGTTCACCACGCCGTTCCACTGGCGGGTCGGCCCCACCTGCCCGGCGGAGCTGGACGAGCTGCTGCCGGCCGCGGGACTCGTGTTCGAGGAGGAGGAGCCGATAATGTGGCTCGATCTCGAAACCCTCCCCGCGGCACCGGAATCCGCGCTGGACATCCGGCATGTCACCGATCTCGACGGGCTGCGCGCCTGGGTGCGGGTCTGGGGCGCGGACTCGACGCCTCGCGCGGTGATGGACACCTGGTTCGCGGCGTACGCGGGGCTGTATCGGCGGTTGTCGATGCGGATCGGACTGCTCGACGGGGAACCGGTCGCGTGCTGCTACTCGTTCGTGCACGGCGGCGTCGCGGCGATCGAGTACGTCGTGGTCCGACCGGATCATCGACGGAAAGGGTTCGGGGAGACCATGACCCGCGCCGCCCTGGCCGACGCCGCGAGCGCGGGCGCCACCGGCGCCGTGCTGACCGCCTCACCGGAGGGGATCGGGATCTACCGGCGGCTCGGCTTTCGCCCGTGCGGCACGCAGCGCACATACCTGGCGGAACCGGTCCGCGAGGGCGACGGCGACGATCGCCGAGCCGAGCAGCGCCGCCGGGAGGACGAGCGGATGGGCCAGTGGCGCGGAGAGGAACAGTGCCAGGCCGGCGACGAAGCCCGGCCGTCCGGGCGAGCGCCACACCGCGACCGTTTCGCGCGCCAGGCCGATCACCGCCGGCACCAGGAACGGCAGCAGCACCAGTGA
- a CDS encoding MBL fold metallo-hydrolase — protein MLTPNVADGVHLLAHAAVNVYLVEDEDGVTLVDTGLPATYPRIRRALRAIGRDTRDVRAVVLTHAHFDHVGSARRIHRDWQLPISTHTAERFLAAHPYRYRHERARLRYPLRYPKSVLVLARMAAAGALFVRGTPEVTCFDDGAELDVPGRPRVVFTPGHTLGHCALHLPGRDTVLSGDALVTLDPYTGATGPQIVSGAATADSTQALSSLTALAATGARTVLPGHGAPWFDGVAAAAELALRAGPS, from the coding sequence ATGCTCACACCGAACGTGGCCGACGGCGTCCACCTGCTGGCCCACGCGGCGGTGAACGTCTACCTGGTCGAGGACGAGGACGGCGTCACCCTCGTCGACACCGGCCTGCCCGCGACGTACCCGCGCATCCGCCGTGCCCTGCGCGCCATCGGCCGCGACACCCGCGACGTCCGCGCGGTCGTGCTCACCCACGCCCACTTCGACCACGTCGGCTCGGCCCGCCGGATCCATCGCGACTGGCAACTGCCGATCTCCACCCACACCGCCGAGCGGTTCCTGGCCGCCCATCCCTACCGCTACCGTCACGAACGCGCCCGGCTGCGCTATCCCCTGCGGTACCCGAAATCCGTGCTCGTGCTGGCCCGGATGGCCGCCGCGGGCGCGTTGTTCGTCCGCGGCACCCCGGAGGTGACCTGCTTCGACGACGGCGCCGAACTCGACGTGCCGGGACGCCCGCGCGTCGTCTTCACCCCCGGCCACACCCTGGGGCATTGCGCGCTGCACCTGCCCGGCCGCGACACCGTGCTCAGCGGCGACGCGCTGGTCACCCTCGACCCCTACACCGGTGCCACCGGCCCGCAGATCGTCTCCGGCGCCGCGACCGCCGACAGCACCCAGGCACTGAGTTCACTCACCGCGCTCGCCGCGACCGGCGCCCGCACCGTGCTGCCCGGGCACGGCGCACCGTGGTTCGACGGCGTCGCCGCGGCCGCCGAACTCGCGCTGCGCGCCGGCCCGTCCTGA
- a CDS encoding cytochrome P450 — MTAVTLPAGPSTPSLIQGVAFAASGTRSWHRLHRRYGSAFTASLPRFGRIVVLSDPAEVKALFTAGPELVDNIDVNLGQFLGPGSMFSLNGEHHRRHRKLLTPPFHGKRLTVYETMIEEATRAEAASWPQGREFPTMDSWMRITLDVILRAVFGAQGNEADQLRDLLPRMVVLASSLAMLPVPGPLLGRVGPWARYAAHRRRYDEIVGRLIDHAAADPHLDERDDVLAMMVQARYDDGAAMTRGEIADELLTLLAAGHETTATTLAWTIERLRRHPELLRRLVAEADEGGHELREATLLEVQRTRPVIELTARTVRAETLPLGRWTLPKGQRVLVSIRLMHDNEELFPNARGFDPDRFLGVRPGTYRWIPFGGGARRCIGAAFATMEMNVVLRTLLREFTLAPTAAPAERRHFRGVAVAPARKGRAVVYRRATAPARRTAAEIGEATILGR, encoded by the coding sequence ATGACCGCGGTGACACTGCCCGCCGGGCCCTCGACCCCCTCCCTGATCCAGGGCGTGGCTTTCGCCGCGAGCGGCACCCGCTCCTGGCACCGCCTGCACCGCCGATACGGCTCGGCGTTCACCGCCTCGCTGCCCCGGTTCGGCCGGATCGTGGTGCTCTCCGATCCGGCCGAGGTCAAGGCGCTGTTCACCGCGGGCCCGGAGCTGGTCGACAACATCGACGTCAACCTCGGCCAATTCCTCGGACCCGGTTCGATGTTCTCGCTCAACGGCGAACACCACCGCCGACACCGCAAACTGCTCACCCCGCCGTTCCACGGCAAGCGACTCACGGTGTACGAGACCATGATCGAGGAGGCGACCCGCGCCGAGGCGGCGTCCTGGCCGCAGGGGCGGGAGTTCCCCACGATGGATTCGTGGATGCGCATCACCCTCGATGTGATCCTGCGCGCGGTGTTCGGCGCCCAGGGGAACGAAGCCGACCAGCTGCGTGACCTGTTGCCCCGCATGGTGGTACTCGCGTCGTCGCTGGCGATGCTGCCGGTGCCGGGCCCGCTGCTCGGCCGCGTCGGCCCCTGGGCTCGCTACGCCGCCCACCGCCGTCGCTACGACGAGATCGTCGGGCGGCTCATCGACCACGCCGCCGCCGACCCGCACCTCGACGAGCGCGACGATGTGCTCGCGATGATGGTGCAGGCCCGCTACGACGACGGCGCGGCCATGACCCGCGGCGAGATCGCCGACGAACTGCTGACCCTGCTGGCGGCCGGCCACGAGACCACCGCGACCACCCTGGCGTGGACGATCGAACGGCTGCGCAGGCATCCGGAGTTGTTGCGCCGCTTGGTCGCCGAGGCCGACGAGGGCGGTCACGAGCTGCGCGAGGCCACGCTGCTCGAGGTGCAGCGGACCCGGCCGGTGATCGAGCTGACCGCGCGCACGGTGCGCGCGGAGACGCTGCCGCTGGGCCGGTGGACCCTGCCGAAGGGCCAGCGCGTGCTCGTCAGCATCCGGCTGATGCACGACAACGAGGAGCTGTTCCCGAACGCGCGGGGGTTCGACCCGGACCGGTTCCTCGGCGTGCGCCCCGGCACCTACCGGTGGATTCCGTTCGGTGGCGGTGCCCGGCGCTGCATCGGCGCGGCGTTCGCCACCATGGAGATGAATGTCGTGCTCCGCACGCTGCTGCGGGAGTTCACCCTCGCCCCCACCGCGGCGCCGGCCGAGCGCAGGCACTTCCGCGGCGTCGCCGTCGCACCGGCGCGGAAGGGCCGCGCGGTCGTCTACCGCCGCGCCACCGCCCCGGCCCGGCGGACCGCCGCCGAGATCGGGGAGGCCACTATTCTGGGCCGGTGA
- a CDS encoding acyl-CoA dehydrogenase family protein, with product MDDDLDALRDLARAFCEKEIQPHLDRFIDQHQVDRDLWRAAGELGLLGLSIPEEYGGGGGTFAHEAVLVEEQARIGDTAWGAAMHNAIVAHYLLAYGTEEQKRTWLPRLCSGEVVGALAMTEPGTGSDLQAIRTRAVREGDDYVINGAKTFITNGGQADLVIVVAKTGAIADGAAGTSLILVETDRPGFRRGRRLDKIGQRGQDTSELFFDDVRVPVGNLLGESEGQGFVQLMQQLPQERLIILVGSVVAMETALAQTISYTKERQAFGKPLFAFQNTKFTLAEVATETRIARVFLDDCITKHIRGELDVPTVAMAKWWITERTMVALDECLQLHGGYGYMTEYPISRAWVDHRVQKIYAGTNEIMKEIIARTL from the coding sequence ATGGACGACGACCTCGACGCCCTGCGGGACCTCGCCCGCGCGTTCTGCGAGAAGGAGATCCAGCCCCACCTCGACCGCTTCATCGACCAGCACCAGGTCGATCGCGACCTCTGGCGGGCCGCGGGCGAGCTGGGCCTGCTCGGCCTGTCGATTCCGGAGGAATACGGCGGCGGCGGTGGCACGTTCGCGCACGAGGCGGTGCTGGTCGAGGAGCAGGCACGCATCGGCGACACCGCGTGGGGCGCGGCGATGCACAACGCGATCGTGGCGCACTATCTGCTCGCCTACGGCACCGAGGAACAGAAACGGACCTGGCTGCCGCGCCTGTGCTCCGGGGAGGTGGTCGGCGCGCTGGCGATGACCGAGCCCGGCACCGGATCGGATCTGCAGGCGATCCGCACCCGCGCGGTGCGCGAGGGCGACGACTACGTGATCAACGGCGCCAAGACGTTCATCACCAACGGCGGGCAGGCCGATCTGGTGATCGTGGTCGCCAAGACCGGCGCGATCGCCGACGGCGCCGCGGGCACCTCCTTGATCCTGGTGGAGACCGACCGCCCCGGCTTCCGCCGCGGTCGCCGGTTGGACAAGATCGGCCAGCGGGGCCAGGACACCTCGGAACTGTTCTTCGACGACGTGCGCGTGCCGGTGGGCAACCTGCTCGGCGAGTCCGAGGGCCAGGGCTTCGTCCAGCTGATGCAGCAACTCCCCCAGGAACGGCTGATCATCCTGGTCGGCTCGGTGGTCGCGATGGAAACCGCGCTGGCGCAGACGATCTCCTACACCAAGGAGCGCCAGGCGTTCGGCAAGCCGCTGTTCGCCTTCCAGAACACCAAGTTCACCCTCGCCGAGGTCGCCACCGAGACCCGGATCGCCCGCGTCTTCCTCGACGACTGCATCACCAAGCACATCCGCGGCGAACTCGACGTGCCCACCGTCGCGATGGCGAAGTGGTGGATCACCGAGCGCACCATGGTCGCGCTGGACGAATGCCTGCAACTGCACGGCGGCTACGGCTACATGACCGAGTACCCGATCTCGCGCGCCTGGGTCGACCACCGGGTCCAGAAGATCTACGCGGGCACCAACGAGATCATGAAGGAGATCATCGCCCGCACGCTCTGA
- a CDS encoding ArsR/SmtB family transcription factor has product MARAATTTDVFNAVAEPRRREILDVLLDGERPVNDLVRMLGVPQPQVSKHLRVLREVGVVHVRDDGRQRMYRLNGSALAPIHEWVRRYERTWSERFDQLDAVLAELKDGENRDDRVDEKQRHGRGDTAQR; this is encoded by the coding sequence GTGGCACGAGCAGCGACGACGACCGATGTGTTCAACGCGGTGGCCGAGCCCCGCCGCCGGGAAATCCTGGATGTCCTCCTCGACGGCGAACGTCCGGTGAACGATCTGGTCCGGATGCTGGGGGTGCCGCAGCCGCAGGTGTCCAAGCATCTGCGGGTGTTGCGGGAGGTGGGCGTGGTGCACGTCCGCGACGACGGGCGGCAACGGATGTACCGGCTCAATGGCAGCGCGCTCGCGCCCATCCACGAATGGGTCCGGCGCTACGAGCGCACCTGGTCGGAGCGGTTCGACCAGCTGGACGCGGTTTTGGCGGAACTGAAGGACGGGGAGAACCGAGATGATCGAGTCGACGAGAAGCAGCGGCACGGCCGTGGTGACACTGCCCAGCGATGA
- a CDS encoding bifunctional ADP-dependent NAD(P)H-hydrate dehydratase/NAD(P)H-hydrate epimerase: MTFGYAAEDVLAAVRTELDGGGAPDRLLRKAAAGIAAVVAAELRRRTGRVYGRCVALLVGSGNNGADALLAGVALRRQGVGVDAVLVGDQVYEPGRRRLTAKGGRVHPATADLSSLRPILGGADLVVDGIVGERGSPGLQGRAAQLVALMSDNVPVVAIDLPSGIDPNTGELPGVHVRAEITISCAAHKPGVLLPPAAHTAVGRLRYVDVGLAPLPTEPVVRRLDVRDIAARWPVPARTAHKYSRGVLGVVAGSDTYPGAAVLACLGAVAAAAGIVRFIGPPGVTNHVLARVPESVPAAGRVQAWLLGSGVIDDPGQEAAIDEALSSGQPCVVDAGALDDCTRRRLAGDRRAPADRILLTPHAGELSRLLDIVGAPAAREDVEARPLHHGRVLAQAIDATVLVKGPTTIVVPPNGQVASQAEAPAWLATAGAGDVLAGVAGALMSAGLSALDAGEISAFIHGRAAARAHRYRGHGPLTATSVAEHLPAAIGEVLRSS; encoded by the coding sequence GTGACGTTTGGGTACGCCGCGGAAGACGTATTGGCCGCCGTGCGTACGGAACTGGATGGCGGTGGAGCGCCGGACCGGCTGTTACGTAAGGCCGCAGCCGGCATAGCCGCCGTTGTGGCTGCTGAACTGCGGCGTCGCACGGGCCGCGTGTACGGCAGGTGCGTCGCGCTGCTGGTCGGTAGCGGCAACAATGGCGCGGATGCCCTGCTCGCCGGGGTCGCGTTGCGGCGGCAGGGCGTGGGCGTCGACGCCGTGCTGGTGGGGGACCAGGTTTACGAGCCCGGACGGCGACGATTGACGGCCAAGGGCGGCCGAGTCCACCCCGCCACTGCCGACCTCAGCAGTCTCAGGCCGATTCTGGGCGGCGCCGACCTCGTCGTCGACGGCATCGTCGGTGAGCGTGGCTCGCCCGGGTTGCAAGGGCGCGCAGCGCAGTTGGTGGCGCTGATGTCCGACAACGTTCCCGTCGTTGCGATCGATCTGCCCAGCGGAATCGACCCGAACACCGGCGAGCTCCCCGGCGTTCATGTGCGCGCGGAGATCACCATCAGCTGCGCGGCACACAAGCCGGGTGTGCTCCTGCCGCCCGCGGCGCACACCGCGGTAGGTCGACTGCGCTACGTCGATGTGGGACTGGCGCCCCTCCCGACCGAACCCGTCGTTCGTCGCCTCGATGTCCGCGACATCGCCGCGCGGTGGCCGGTTCCCGCACGAACCGCACACAAATATTCGCGTGGTGTGCTCGGTGTGGTCGCGGGGTCCGACACCTACCCCGGTGCCGCGGTGCTGGCCTGTCTGGGCGCGGTCGCAGCCGCAGCCGGGATCGTTCGTTTCATCGGTCCGCCCGGAGTCACCAACCATGTCCTGGCCCGCGTGCCCGAGTCCGTGCCCGCTGCAGGCCGAGTCCAAGCATGGCTGCTCGGCTCCGGCGTCATCGATGACCCCGGCCAGGAAGCCGCCATCGATGAGGCGCTCAGCTCGGGGCAACCTTGTGTGGTGGATGCCGGGGCACTGGACGATTGCACCCGTCGCCGCCTCGCCGGTGATCGCCGCGCCCCGGCAGACCGGATCCTCCTCACGCCGCACGCCGGCGAACTGTCTCGTTTGCTCGACATCGTCGGCGCACCGGCAGCGCGCGAGGATGTCGAGGCGCGCCCCCTTCATCACGGCCGGGTCCTTGCACAGGCGATCGATGCCACCGTGCTGGTCAAAGGCCCCACCACCATCGTGGTGCCCCCGAACGGGCAGGTCGCAAGCCAAGCCGAAGCCCCGGCCTGGCTGGCTACGGCAGGTGCGGGAGACGTCCTGGCAGGCGTCGCCGGTGCTCTGATGTCCGCGGGGCTCTCGGCGCTCGACGCCGGAGAAATCTCCGCTTTCATTCACGGCCGTGCCGCCGCCCGGGCACACCGGTACCGCGGACACGGACCGCTCACCGCCACTTCGGTTGCGGAGCACCTTCCCGCCGCCATCGGCGAGGTCCTGCGCTCCTCCTAG
- a CDS encoding TetR/AcrR family transcriptional regulator translates to MTRTDSATGAAVQAAAESGFRRRLLDGMAAAVRERGYRDATVADVVRHARTSRRTFYEHFAGKQDCFIALLTERNATVIEQIAAAVDTEAPWQVQIRQAVEAWIGASQIDPTITLAWIRETPALGESAQRLHRETANAFIALIQSLTGSAGFAAAGLRPPSRRLATILYGGFRELIATTVEDGGDIDDIVEVAVAAAVALLGPHD, encoded by the coding sequence GTGACCCGCACCGATTCCGCCACCGGGGCCGCGGTGCAGGCCGCCGCGGAGTCGGGATTCCGGCGGCGCCTGCTCGACGGCATGGCCGCGGCCGTGCGCGAACGCGGCTACCGCGACGCCACGGTCGCCGACGTGGTAAGGCACGCCCGCACGTCGCGGCGCACGTTCTACGAGCACTTCGCCGGGAAACAGGACTGCTTCATCGCCCTGCTCACCGAACGCAACGCCACGGTCATCGAGCAGATCGCGGCCGCCGTCGACACCGAGGCGCCGTGGCAGGTGCAGATCCGGCAGGCGGTCGAGGCGTGGATCGGGGCCTCCCAGATCGATCCGACGATCACGCTCGCCTGGATCCGGGAGACGCCCGCGCTCGGCGAAAGCGCCCAGCGCCTGCACCGCGAGACCGCCAACGCCTTCATCGCGCTGATCCAGAGCCTCACCGGCTCCGCCGGTTTCGCGGCCGCGGGCCTGCGTCCGCCCTCCCGCCGGCTGGCGACCATTCTCTACGGCGGCTTCCGCGAACTGATCGCGACCACCGTCGAAGACGGCGGCGACATCGACGACATTGTCGAGGTCGCCGTCGCGGCGGCCGTCGCACTGCTCGGGCCGCACGACTGA
- a CDS encoding SRPBCC family protein, whose protein sequence is MIESTRSSGTAVVTLPSDEQILITREFDAPKRLVYRAWTTPELVRRWWSGNQGVMTSVEIDLRVGGRWRYVLTGGDGEVAFHGEYREIVPEERIVTTEVLEMPGAPADDAGAPLNIVTFTERDERTTLTLLVQCESRELRDTILASGMEVGMQEQMDLLEELAISLR, encoded by the coding sequence ATGATCGAGTCGACGAGAAGCAGCGGCACGGCCGTGGTGACACTGCCCAGCGATGAGCAGATCCTCATCACGCGCGAGTTCGACGCGCCTAAGCGCCTGGTCTACCGCGCTTGGACCACACCGGAATTGGTTCGCCGCTGGTGGAGTGGCAACCAGGGCGTGATGACGAGCGTGGAGATCGACCTCCGAGTCGGCGGGCGCTGGCGTTATGTGCTCACCGGCGGCGACGGCGAGGTCGCCTTCCACGGCGAATACCGCGAGATCGTGCCGGAGGAGCGGATCGTCACCACCGAGGTGCTCGAGATGCCGGGCGCACCCGCCGACGACGCGGGCGCTCCGCTGAACATCGTCACCTTCACCGAACGCGACGAGCGCACCACCCTCACCCTGCTGGTGCAGTGCGAGAGCCGGGAACTGCGCGACACCATCCTGGCCTCGGGCATGGAGGTCGGAATGCAGGAACAGATGGACCTGCTCGAGGAGCTGGCGATCTCGTTGCGCTGA
- a CDS encoding TetR/AcrR family transcriptional regulator has translation MTSTPAARSAESAEARREQILAAARAVIEEHGPAALTGQIADRAGLARPNVYRHFASKEQLDLAVARSAYRELRAAIRARIDLSGTPIEVIRAPVAAQVMWADEHPNLYRFLISRGHQQAARQRGDRGAFAAELAAAGARFLPRFGEDRAAAEAVLVGIIGLVDASVVHWLDRRHCSRTDLIDTLTTQAWLVIDHRLRAMGEHLDPHAPLAQAPRSGISTP, from the coding sequence ATGACGTCGACGCCCGCGGCGCGCAGTGCCGAATCCGCCGAGGCGCGCCGCGAGCAGATCCTCGCCGCGGCCCGCGCGGTGATCGAGGAGCACGGCCCTGCCGCACTCACCGGGCAGATCGCCGACCGTGCCGGCCTGGCTCGGCCCAACGTCTACCGGCATTTCGCCAGCAAGGAACAGTTGGACCTGGCGGTGGCGCGCTCGGCCTACCGGGAACTGCGGGCCGCGATCCGCGCGCGGATCGACCTGTCCGGCACCCCCATCGAGGTCATCCGCGCACCGGTCGCCGCGCAGGTGATGTGGGCCGACGAACACCCCAACCTCTACCGCTTCCTGATCAGCCGAGGGCACCAGCAGGCCGCCCGGCAGCGCGGCGATCGGGGCGCCTTCGCCGCCGAACTCGCCGCGGCGGGCGCCCGCTTCCTGCCGCGTTTCGGCGAGGACCGCGCCGCGGCGGAGGCGGTTCTGGTCGGCATCATCGGCTTGGTCGACGCCTCGGTCGTGCACTGGCTCGACCGGCGTCACTGCTCGCGCACCGACCTCATCGACACGCTCACGACCCAGGCGTGGCTGGTCATCGACCACCGATTGCGCGCGATGGGCGAGCATCTGGACCCGCACGCCCCGTTGGCCCAGGCCCCGCGTTCGGGGATCAGTACACCGTGA